The DNA window GTCGCACCATGCCTGCGTCGGGGGCCGCAGTGCGGCTTGCCGGTAGCGATGTGCGTGCTGGCGATCTGGTGATCCAGAGCGGGCAGGTGCTGACCCCCGCCCGCATCGGCCTGGCCGCTGCGCTTGGTGTATCGCGGCTGGCGGTAGCACCGCGGCCGACCATTGCGGTCCTGGCTACCGGCGATGAGTTGGTCGAGCCGGGCATGCCGCTCGGTCCCGGGCAAATTTACAACAGCAACCGCAACATGTTGATGGCGCAGCTGCGGGCATTGGGCTACGCGCCGACGGCGTGGCCGACCTTGCCCGACGATCCGCAGCGCATCCGCACTATGCTGGAAGATGCGGCAGCGGCGTTCGATGTGGTGATCACCTGCGGCGGTGTGTCGGCGGGCGAAAAGGATTATCTGCCGCAGTTGATCGGCGAACTGGGCCGTATCCATTTCTGGCGCGTGCGCATGCGCCCGGGGATGCCGGCGTTGCTAGGTCAGATCGGCCGCTGTCTGGTGTTGAGTCTTCCGGGCAACCCGGTGTCGGTACTGGCGACCTTGATCGCTTACGGCGTGCCGTTGCTGGATAGCTTGCAGGGACGTAGCGAGCCGCGTCCGGTATGGCATGCAGCCTTGGCAAGCCCGTGGGAAAAGCGCCACGAGCGCCTGGAGTTTCTGCGTGGGCGATTGGAGTGCGGCGAAGACGGACGTCTGACGGCGCTGCCGCATCGTGGCGATGCCTCGCATCTGCTCCGTGGCGCGGCAGATAGCAATGCCTTGATCGTGTTGCCGGAGCAGGCGCGACGGTTTGAGGCGGGCGAGATCGTACGGGTGATTCCTTACGCGCTTTGATCGCTCAACGAATCACGTGGCCACCGACGCGTAGCGAATAGACCTCAGGTGTGTTTGCAGCAAGTGTGTGTGGCAGCAAGTCGGAGTACAGCGGTCGAACGGTGTGCCACACAACGGGGGCCCGGTCAGGCCGGGCTGGTTGACGCTGCGCAGTCGATTTGAGCACCGCCCTCAGCCGGTTGCGCTGCCGCACAACGCGGCGTAGTCGGCATACCCGGGGAATGCGACGCCGGGCGCGCACACCGGGCACTGCGGATCGGGCGGCAGGCGGATTTCGCGAAAGCGCATGGCCAGCGCATCGAAGCTGAGCAAGCGTCCGGCCAGGCTGTCGCCGATGCCAAGCAGCAATTTCAACGCCTCCGTGGCCTGCAACAGCCCGATCACGCCGGGCAACACGCCGAGTACGCCGGCCTCGGCACAGCTGGGTGCGAACTCCGGCGGTGGCGGCTCGGGGAACAGGCAGCGATAGCAGGGCGCACGGCCGCGGTTGCGGCCGGCATCGAACACGCTCAACTGGCCTTCGAACTGTTGTACCGCGCCGTACACCAGCGGCTTACCGAGTTTGACGCAGGCATCGTTGAGCAGATAGCGCGCAGGAAAGTTGTCAGCGCCATCGACCACCACATCCACGTCCTGTAGCAGTGCTTCGATATTGCTGGCATTGACGCGCGCCTGCACTGCATCGATCTGCACACGTGGATTGAGCGCGGCGATGCGCTGCTCAGCCGATTTGACCTTGGCGCTACCGACACTGTCTTCGGTGTGCAGAATCTGGCGCTGCAGGTTGCTGCGATCCACCACATCGTCGTCGGCGAGACGCAAGTGACCGACGCCTGCCGCAGCGAGATAGAACGCCGCTGGCGAGCCCAGTCCACCAGCGCCGATCAGTAGCACGCGCGAACGCGCCAGGCGCTGCTGTCCTTCGAGACCGACCTGCGGCAAGTGCAGATGGCGCGAGTAGCGCTCGAGAAAATCCTGTTCGTCCGGTAGCAGCGCCGGGCGCACCAACGGTAGGCCGTTAGTCGACCACGCGCTGGTGCCACCAACCACCGACGAGACGTGCGCATATCCCTGGGCACGCAAAACCTCGGCCGTGTGCGCGGAGCGCTTGCCGCTCTGGCAGATCAACACGATCTCGCGCGTTTGCTCGGGCAGATGCTGTGCGGGCGCAGTTTCCAACGCGTTTTGCGTAATCGCTAACGCGCCTTCGGCCTGGCCGCCGGCACGCTCGTGCAGTTGCCGGATATCGATCAGCAAGGCGCCCTGCAGAGCAAGGGCGCGGGCGTCGGTGGGGGAGATGTGTTGGCTGCTCATGCAGCTATTGTCGCGCAAACGCTAGAGCGCTTCGATGTGCAGTGTCCTTGTGGCAGCCGGGCGAAACGGTCGGCCGATGAAAGACGCGTCACGGTCGCGGCAATGTCGCGTTTGCGATCACGCCGTATTGCGAGCGGCACCGCTGTAATTCGGCGTCGTCACACACGGCACCGCGGCTGGTTCGGCCCGGTTTGCCGTCTTGCGCAGCGCGCCCAGCCGCGCGTTATCGCAGCGACCGACTCAGGAGAAACACATGTTCGTCTCATCCAAGCATGCGCCCTTCGTGCGCCGTGCCGTCGCGCATCGACCGCTGACCTTGTGGATCGGTCTGGCTTTGAGCTGCAGCGCGCAGGCGCTGCAAGCCGCGCCCAATCAAGCCGCGCCCAATCAAGCCGCGCCCAATGCCGACGACGCGGCCCGGCCCGCCGCCGTGCAGCCTACCTCCACGTTGGATGCGGTGCAGGTCAAAGGCATGCGCAGCAGCGTGCAAAGCGCGATTGCGACCAAGCAGTCGAATTCTGAAATCAGCGATTCAATCGTGGCTGAAGACATCGGCAAATTGCCCGACAACAGCGTGGCGGCCGCATTGCAGCGCGTGACCGGTGTGCAGGTGGCGCGTGCGGGCGGCGAGGTGGGGCAAGTGCTGGTGCGCGGTTTGCCGAATGTCATCACCACTCTGGATGGGCGCAACGTGTTTACCACTGTGGGCCGCGACGTGGAACTGGCCGATGTACCGGCCGAGTTGCTGCGCAGCGTGGATGTGTACAAAACCACCGGCGCACAATTCCAGGAAGGCGGCATTGCCGGTGTGGTGGACGTGCATCTGCGGCGACCGTTCGACTTCGTGGAAGACAGCACGATCGCCGGCAGCGTGAGTGCGTTGCGTGGCGATCAGTCCGAGAAGACCGTTCCCAACGGCAGCCTCACCATGAGCCAGCGCAGGGATACCGATGTTGGCCGCATGGGCTGGATGGGCAGCGTGTCTTATCAGCGTCGTCCGTATCAGGAATCCAACACGCTGTACGGCACCTACGATCTCAAACCGAATCCGGTCGATACGGGTCAGCAACTCTATGTGCCGTACAGCGCAGGAGGGCTGATGGCGCGCGGCGACCGCAAGCGTAAGTCGGCGAATTTTTCGTTTCAGTGGGCACCGAGCGAGAACAGCGAAGTCTATTTCGACACGTTGTATATCGGTTACGACAACCGGCCGCAGGTGAATTACTGGTTGCCGTTCCCGGGCCTGGCAACGGCTGAAAACACCGAGTCGGTGAGTATGCGTCCGGGCACCAATGTGCTGGATGGCCTAGTGGCGCGCGACATGCGTACGCTATCGAGCACGCAGGCGCACAAGAACGCATCGGACACCTATCAGGCCGCGCTGGGCGGGCGTTGGACCGGTGAGCACATGCGTTTGAGGAGCGAGTTGGCCTATACCTATAGCAGCGCCAGGAATCGTTCGTTTACGCTCGATATGAATACGCAGGCGCCGTTGCTCAACATGCGTTCGGGCGGCGGTGCGGCCGATATCTGGATCACCCAGGCAGACGGCAGTGCGTACGACATCACGGCTCCCGGCAATTGGGAGTTGAGCCAGTACTATGACAGCTGGAACAAACAAAAAGGCCAGGAGTGGGCCTGGCGAGGCGATGCGAATATCGATCTGGATGTCGGGCCGCTGCGCTCGTTGGATGTCGGTGCACGTGCGAGCCGGCGCACCGCGACGAACCATTCCGGCGATACCGGCGCACGTGACAACATCACTGGTACGCCAATTTATTTGAGCGATGTGCAGGGTCTGGCATCGGTGACGCCGGGCAACATGATCGATGGCGCGCGTGCGTTCACCAGCGACCGCTGGGCGTCGGCCAATCAGGATTTTTTGCTGCAGCAAAGCACGCAGGTGCGCACCTTGATGGGCCAGACACCGGACTTGCCAGATGAGAATCCTGCGCTTTTCTTCGATGATCGCGAAGACAACTATGCCGTCTATGCGCAGCTCAACTACGGATTCTCGCTTGGGTCGATTCCTGTCGATGGACGCTTGGGCGCGCGTGCGACGCGGTTGGATTCCAGTCTGCAGGGCAGCCAGTCACTGGATGGCATACTGAGCCCGGTCGGCATCGATCGCCGCATCGACAAAGTGTTGCCCAATTACAGCGCCAACCTGGCCTTGCAAGAGAACCTGATGCTGCGGCTGGCCGGCAGCACCACGATCACGCGGCCGGAATTTGCCGATCTGAACCCGCAGTTGGCCTTGTATCAATCCACCGAGTCGTTGCCGGCGCGTGGCAATGGCGGCAACCCGCAGCTGCGCGCAGTGGAATCGCGCAATGCCGATGTGTCGTTGGAATGGTATTTCCGTCCCGGCTCGTTGCTGTCGGTCGCCGCTTTCCATCGCAAGATCGACGGATACATCCAGAACTACGCGGCCGACGAGGCCATCGGCGGCATCGTCTATTCGATCAGCCGGCCACGCAATGCAGACGAGGGCACACTGAAGGGTGTGGAAGTGGGCTATGCGCAGTTCTACGATTTCCTGCCGGGCTGGTGGTCCGGCTTCGGTAGCCAGCTCAATTACACCTATATTTCAGCCGAAGCCGATTCGCCGGAAGGGATCAGCCAGCCATTGACCAATGTTTCGAAGAACTCCTGCAACGCGATCCTGATGTACGAGTACGCACGCTTTTCTGCGAGGGTGGCTTATAACTGGCGCGGTGATTATGCGGTGAGTTTCAATAGTTCCGGCGATCAACCCGAACAGATCAACCAGGGACGCGAGAAGTGGCTGGATGTGGCGTTCAACTACGAGCTCAGCAAGAAACTGACGCTGTTTGCAGAGGCAACCAATCTGCTGGGGACGACGACCAACAACTACTTCGGTCAACGTAATGGCGATTTCCCACGTGAGATCGCATCGCCCGAGCGTACCTATACGCTGGGCTTTCGCTTCCGTCTGTGATGTGGGCAACGCGGCCTGCGCGCAGCGCTGGCATCAGGCTCACTGGCGCTGCGGTAGCGATGGATTTTTGGCACGTTTGGTGCTGCGGCCGGTGGTGTTCGCACGCCGGCCGACCGTGGTTGCCACAAGATGCCATTAGAAAATGCGGTGCGTGGCAACGACATGTTCAAGCACAAGCACGCCGGCTGCGTGCGCGCAGGAGCTGTTCCGTAGCTCGGGCGCATTGCCGCGCTTTGAGCAAACTGTCGCCCTGCTGCACCGTTGCGGCAGTGCTTTTTTCGTCCTGGCGAGTCAGGGTTGGGTGGCGTTTGCGTCGACCACACCGGGGATGGGTTTGGCATCGGCAAAATGCGCGTGCAACGCGTCCACACCGTGTTGCGGCTTTGCCAGCGGTGTAAGGTCCTGGCGGTTGGTGCGACGTTCGGCGGTGGAGATGGACATAGCCTGATCGCGCTGCGCGATCAGCGGCTGCTGCAGTTCGCCATCGCGGTTGAACGACCATGCCAGCATCGGCTCGCCTAGCGGCAGCGCATCGCCTGGCGTAGCGCCTTTGCGCGAATGCCAGGTGTGCCAAGTCTTGCCGTAAGTGTTGATCTTGCTGCGCATCAATTCCTTTTCGGCCACCAATGGCAGATTGGGAGCCGACAGCTGGCCGGATAGAATCTCGCCGTTGTGCGGATGCCAGAAGTCGCGCTCGTGTTCTGGCAGTTGCGCGAACAACTTCTCCGAGATGATGTACTCGATGCCGGTGAGGTTGGCGCTATCGGTATTGGCGTCGTAAAGCGCGCATTGCGCGAGGTCTTCGTTGACCTGTTGGCAATAGTGATGCGCTTCCATCTGTTCGTCCGGCGCGTCTTTCATCGGATGGAAGCCGACCAGATAGATGTCTAGCTTGCCGACCGGGCCGCTGGGTTGCAGCACCTTGGCGCCGGCTTCCAGTACATTGGTTTTGGCGCTTTCCGGTGCGCCGGGCGGGGTGACCGATGGCGGGCTGCGCGAGCAGCTGACGCACAACGCAATGCCAATCAATAATGCGGAATATCGCATGCCAGTTCCAAACATCAGGGTGCTACAAGCTAAGAACGCCAGCGGTCTGCGAAACGTGAGTATGTGCAGGCGCACGCAGCGCAGCTTCACCTCGCTTGAGCATCGGCTCTATCCAGCCGCCAGCGCTTGATCGGTTGCAGCCCATCGCACGTGATGGCGGTTGCCAGCATCAGCAAGTTGCTGGCGATAAACACCGCGTTGCCGATCACAGCGCTGTAGAGGATGAACAGCACCGAGGCGTTGATCTGGCCAGGTGTCATGCCGTGGCGCCAGCCAAGCCAGTGTCACGCTGCACTCGCTCCGCACCGCTGACCACCAACGCATCTCATCCCAAAGTGCATAACACGCCCTACGGAAGTGCGATGTAGCGCCGCATCGCCGCGCCTGTACCTGTTGCGCTGGGGGCCAGTATCCTGGCCAGCCAGGTCATCCAACGGTTGGCAGTGCCTTTCATGATCAGCTACGCCCAAGCACTCGCGCTTGTCCATCGGCAGGTCGCCACGCTAACCAGCGAGTGGGTGGATAGCGCCGCTGCGGAAGGCCGCGTGCTCGCCGAGGCATTGTCGAGCCCGGCCGAGTTGCCAGCCTTCGATAACAGTGCGATGGATGGCGTTGCGCTGGCCACCGCCGGGCGTGGCGCATCGGCAGGCAGCGAACACGTCGTGATCGGTAGCGTTGCAGCTGGCCAAGATGCTGGCGCTGCAGCGACGGGCACGGCATGGGAAATCACGACCGGTGCCGGCATACCACCAGGTGCCGATGCGGTGGTGCCGATCGAGCAAGTCGAGATCCTCGCGTATGAGCACACGCGACTCAGCCGCATTCGTCTGCGCGCCGAGGTGCGTGCCGGGCAGCATATTCGTCGTCGCGGTGAAGACGTGACCTTGAATGATCGGGCGATCAATGCCGGTACCGTGTTGCGTGGTGCGCATCTGATGCTGCTTGCTGGTTTGGGATGTGGGCGGGTGCAGGTAGTACGTCGCCCGCGCGTGGCCTTGATCGTCACCGGGCGCGAGTTGGTCAGTGATCCCTTGCAATCATTGCAGCCGGGCCAGATTCGCGATGGCACCAGCAGTTATCTGCTCAGTCAGTTGCAGGCAGCCGGCGCAGAACTGGTATGGCGGGGGCAGGTTGGCGACGACGATGCGGCATTCGATGGAGCGCTCGCGCGGGCGCGCCAAGCCGGTGCCGATGTGATCTTAAGCACGGGTGCGGTGTCGCGTGGTCGCTACGACATCGTGCCGGATGCGCTGACGCGGCACGCTGCCGCGTTTATTTTTCATAAGGTCGCCGTGCGGCCGGGCAAACCGATGCTGCTGGCACGCTTTGCCGATGGCGTCTTGTACGTCGGTTTGCCAGGCAATCCGATGGCGAGCGCTGCGGGGTTACGTTTCTTCGTTGAACCAGCGTTGCGCGGTTTGCTGGGCATGCCAGCGGAGCGCGGCTTGCGTGTTGCATTGGAGGCGCCGCTGCAGGCTCGGCCGATCTGGCGACAACATCTGCGTGCCCGTCTGCGCTGCAGCGACGCTGGCGTGCTGTCGGTGCACATCCTGCCGCAGCAAGAGTCCTTTCGCGTGGCGCCATTGCTGCAGGCCAATGTCTGGGCGGTGCTGGAACCGCAAGACGTTGGCGCAGCGCCGAGCACGATGGCGGAGGTGTTCGGGTTGGGCCATCTGCAACCGGCTGCGCCGGCAACAACGCAATGATATGACCATGTACCCGCACTGCATTACGTGTGAGTGCGCTGCATGAGTGCCGCACACCCGTGGACAGGTGTGGTGCTGGCCGGCGGGCGTTCCTCGCGCATGGGGTACGACAAGGCGCTGCTGCTGTGGCGCGGGCGTCCGTTGATCGCGCATATGCAGCTGCTGCTGCGCGACGCCGGCGCGCAGGAGGTGCTGATCAGCGGTGATCGTGCCGGTCACCCCGGCATTGCCGATATCCAACCCGATCTGGGTCCGCTCGGTGGTCTTGCGAGCGTAATCAACCATGTGGCCGATGCGAGCATCCTGGTGGTGGTGCCGGTGGATATGCCGTTGCTGTCCACAGCATTGCTGCAAAAGCTGCTGGCTCCATCGCCGTACTGCTGTGTGAGCTTCGAGGACCACATGCTGCCGATGCGCCTGCGCATCGATACCACCTTGCGTGAGGTATTGTCGGTGCTGATGGTTGGCGATGCATCGTCACGCTCGCTGCGCGCCTTGCAGCGTTCACTGCAGTGCCATCGCGTTGCTGTCACCGCCAGCGAAGGTGCCGCGTTCGTCAATTGCAATACGCCCGAGCAATGGAGTCGGCTCATTCATGAAAATACAGATTGAAGGTCAGTACCTGCGGTTCCGCATCGACGAGGCCGAACTGGCCGAACTGCTCGACGGGCGCAGCGTCGACAATTTGAGTCGTTTGCCGAGCGGGCAGGGCGCGCGGTTAGTGCGGCATAGCGTGCGTCTTACCAGCGGTCATCCAGCGTGCAATTGCGCTACCGATCATTGGCAGCTATCGGTGTCGCGCGATGCGCTCGAAGAACATGCGCGGCAGCTGCCCAGCCGCGACGGATTGAGCTTCAGCTTCGATGCGGGCGCCGGCCATGCCGAGCACATGACGCTGCGCGTGACTTTGGATATCGATGTACGCGACAGTGCACGCAAGCGATTTGCGAAAGCGTGAGCTTGCGG is part of the Xanthomonas fragariae genome and encodes:
- a CDS encoding OBAP family protein; protein product: MFGTGMRYSALLIGIALCVSCSRSPPSVTPPGAPESAKTNVLEAGAKVLQPSGPVGKLDIYLVGFHPMKDAPDEQMEAHHYCQQVNEDLAQCALYDANTDSANLTGIEYIISEKLFAQLPEHERDFWHPHNGEILSGQLSAPNLPLVAEKELMRSKINTYGKTWHTWHSRKGATPGDALPLGEPMLAWSFNRDGELQQPLIAQRDQAMSISTAERRTNRQDLTPLAKPQHGVDALHAHFADAKPIPGVVDANATQP
- a CDS encoding molybdopterin molybdotransferase MoeA; the encoded protein is MISYAQALALVHRQVATLTSEWVDSAAAEGRVLAEALSSPAELPAFDNSAMDGVALATAGRGASAGSEHVVIGSVAAGQDAGAAATGTAWEITTGAGIPPGADAVVPIEQVEILAYEHTRLSRIRLRAEVRAGQHIRRRGEDVTLNDRAINAGTVLRGAHLMLLAGLGCGRVQVVRRPRVALIVTGRELVSDPLQSLQPGQIRDGTSSYLLSQLQAAGAELVWRGQVGDDDAAFDGALARARQAGADVILSTGAVSRGRYDIVPDALTRHAAAFIFHKVAVRPGKPMLLARFADGVLYVGLPGNPMASAAGLRFFVEPALRGLLGMPAERGLRVALEAPLQARPIWRQHLRARLRCSDAGVLSVHILPQQESFRVAPLLQANVWAVLEPQDVGAAPSTMAEVFGLGHLQPAAPATTQ
- the mobA gene encoding molybdenum cofactor guanylyltransferase; this translates as MSAAHPWTGVVLAGGRSSRMGYDKALLLWRGRPLIAHMQLLLRDAGAQEVLISGDRAGHPGIADIQPDLGPLGGLASVINHVADASILVVVPVDMPLLSTALLQKLLAPSPYCCVSFEDHMLPMRLRIDTTLREVLSVLMVGDASSRSLRALQRSLQCHRVAVTASEGAAFVNCNTPEQWSRLIHENTD
- a CDS encoding TonB-dependent receptor, encoding MFVSSKHAPFVRRAVAHRPLTLWIGLALSCSAQALQAAPNQAAPNQAAPNADDAARPAAVQPTSTLDAVQVKGMRSSVQSAIATKQSNSEISDSIVAEDIGKLPDNSVAAALQRVTGVQVARAGGEVGQVLVRGLPNVITTLDGRNVFTTVGRDVELADVPAELLRSVDVYKTTGAQFQEGGIAGVVDVHLRRPFDFVEDSTIAGSVSALRGDQSEKTVPNGSLTMSQRRDTDVGRMGWMGSVSYQRRPYQESNTLYGTYDLKPNPVDTGQQLYVPYSAGGLMARGDRKRKSANFSFQWAPSENSEVYFDTLYIGYDNRPQVNYWLPFPGLATAENTESVSMRPGTNVLDGLVARDMRTLSSTQAHKNASDTYQAALGGRWTGEHMRLRSELAYTYSSARNRSFTLDMNTQAPLLNMRSGGGAADIWITQADGSAYDITAPGNWELSQYYDSWNKQKGQEWAWRGDANIDLDVGPLRSLDVGARASRRTATNHSGDTGARDNITGTPIYLSDVQGLASVTPGNMIDGARAFTSDRWASANQDFLLQQSTQVRTLMGQTPDLPDENPALFFDDREDNYAVYAQLNYGFSLGSIPVDGRLGARATRLDSSLQGSQSLDGILSPVGIDRRIDKVLPNYSANLALQENLMLRLAGSTTITRPEFADLNPQLALYQSTESLPARGNGGNPQLRAVESRNADVSLEWYFRPGSLLSVAAFHRKIDGYIQNYAADEAIGGIVYSISRPRNADEGTLKGVEVGYAQFYDFLPGWWSGFGSQLNYTYISAEADSPEGISQPLTNVSKNSCNAILMYEYARFSARVAYNWRGDYAVSFNSSGDQPEQINQGREKWLDVAFNYELSKKLTLFAEATNLLGTTTNNYFGQRNGDFPREIASPERTYTLGFRFRL
- the moeB gene encoding molybdopterin-synthase adenylyltransferase MoeB, which gives rise to MSSQHISPTDARALALQGALLIDIRQLHERAGGQAEGALAITQNALETAPAQHLPEQTREIVLICQSGKRSAHTAEVLRAQGYAHVSSVVGGTSAWSTNGLPLVRPALLPDEQDFLERYSRHLHLPQVGLEGQQRLARSRVLLIGAGGLGSPAAFYLAAAGVGHLRLADDDVVDRSNLQRQILHTEDSVGSAKVKSAEQRIAALNPRVQIDAVQARVNASNIEALLQDVDVVVDGADNFPARYLLNDACVKLGKPLVYGAVQQFEGQLSVFDAGRNRGRAPCYRCLFPEPPPPEFAPSCAEAGVLGVLPGVIGLLQATEALKLLLGIGDSLAGRLLSFDALAMRFREIRLPPDPQCPVCAPGVAFPGYADYAALCGSATG
- a CDS encoding molybdopterin molybdotransferase MoeA, which gives rise to MTDYPSRIPYAQALQILQAVAANRRPPDENIAASLADGRICAADLIAPLALPPFANSAMDGFALRHADVAGGDASLQLVGEQFAGDRWTGALSAGQCLRITTGAPLPDGADTVIPKEDADERDGAVRCRTMPASGAAVRLAGSDVRAGDLVIQSGQVLTPARIGLAAALGVSRLAVAPRPTIAVLATGDELVEPGMPLGPGQIYNSNRNMLMAQLRALGYAPTAWPTLPDDPQRIRTMLEDAAAAFDVVITCGGVSAGEKDYLPQLIGELGRIHFWRVRMRPGMPALLGQIGRCLVLSLPGNPVSVLATLIAYGVPLLDSLQGRSEPRPVWHAALASPWEKRHERLEFLRGRLECGEDGRLTALPHRGDASHLLRGAADSNALIVLPEQARRFEAGEIVRVIPYAL